A single region of the Nicotiana sylvestris chromosome 6, ASM39365v2, whole genome shotgun sequence genome encodes:
- the LOC104224285 gene encoding dof zinc finger protein DOF2.4-like codes for MSFSSFPVYLDHPNLQQLQQLDHNQQGNPGLENSQLPTAVPPAHVGGSPGSIRPGSMVDRARLAKIPLPEAGLKCPRCDSSNTKFCYFNNYNLAQPRHFCKSCRRYWTRGGALRSVPVGGGCRRNKRSKSTNNSSKTAGGNNTAERQIGTTSTSTSASPSSCSKEITGQHFSQSSTHLTPLMAAFQNLNHQYGGFQPPPLVSTQNNGGLGHEMGFQIGNSTNNLQAATGGSDHHQWRLPSLAATNLYPFQGEGIEATPSGISHQDSVVRMEENNQGLNSTKQFLGTMENNQYWGGNAWTGFSGLNSSSAGHLL; via the exons ATGAGTTTCTCATCTTTTCCAGTCTATCTAGATCATCCCAATTTGCAACAG TTACAGCAGCTAGATCACAATCAACAAGGAAACCCTGGGCTCGAAAATTCCCAGCTTCCAACAGCAGTCCCGCCTGCTCATGTGGGTGGGAGTCCAGGCTCGATCAGGCCTGGTTCCATGGTTGATCGAGCCCGATTAGCAAAGATTCCACTGCCGGAAGCTGGACTAAAGTGCCCGAGGTGTGATTCCTCGAACACTAAGTTCTGCTACTTCAATAATTATAACCTTGCACAGCCCAGACACTTCTGTAAGAGTTGTCGTCGTTACTGGACTAGAGGGGGTGCTCTGAGGAGCGTCCCGGTGGGAGGAGGATGCCGAAGAAACAAGAGAAGCAAAAGCACTAACAACAGCTCAAAGACCGCTGGCGGTAACAACACTGCGGAGAGACAAATAGGTACTACTTCCACTTCAACTAGTGCAAGTCCTTCAAGCTGCAGCAAAGAAATTACTGGCCAACACTTTTCACAGTCATCCACACATTTAACTCCTCTCATGGCTGCCTTCCAAAACCTAAATCATCAATACGGAGGATTTCAGCCTCCTCCTTTGGTTTCTACACAAAACAATGGGGGACTTGGTCATGAAATGGGATTCCAAATAGGGAATAGTACTAACAATTTACAAGCAGCCACTGGAGGATCTGATCATCATCAGTGGAGATTGCCATCTTTGGCAGCCACAAATTTATACCCTTTTCAAGGTGAAGGAATTGAAGCAACACCATCTGGGATTTCTCATCAAGATTCAGTAGTGAGAATGGAAGAAAATAATCAAGGGTTAAATTCCACAAAACAGTTTTTGGGAACTATGGAGAATAATCAATATTGGGGTGGAAATGCATGGACAGGGTTTTCTGGTCTCAACTCCTCTTCAGCTGGCCATCTCCTTTGA